Proteins from a single region of Scylla paramamosain isolate STU-SP2022 chromosome 13, ASM3559412v1, whole genome shotgun sequence:
- the LOC135106163 gene encoding gamma-aminobutyric acid receptor subunit beta-like, with the protein MDPSWYPGISFIGNVTQFNLWNRTLTFEELLALGKCQEAQEGNAIAWSRAEWEVNKVIEYNVDPQDLCYRDPPLTFQVFKAMGYSEGSYLCKAIGGVLRTPPTIDEVARTYLMTQESRPHCPLLWAGVTDRDLEGNWTFSHNGMPADDLPWAFDEPNGIIYENCGGMDVDGLIDDGCTSKRCVPCNVAEEVSFTLRGSCEEFAHNTNYMMKTEKDNRVFIGYGDFLIYHNGSRWLWMNNVTNAFIAEMVPAHYDYPVGRQQWLLHYPVCGKKPGTIRPFLLTVCENGQFTCDDGTCVALYQRCNLQYDCQDNSDEAQYRMIRLPLDYKSTTAPSPENGDAGPLRVKTEVTLENIQVDTPNMVLKVGFNFSFSWMESRVVYINLKADLGLNQVDSNPTGLWYPQVTFTNSVENEITVIDKHTRTNVLRHTRNIGSDPSLAQEVLLYPGWGNPLVSYRKYLISFTCDFDLTRYPFDHQSCLLLFKLSSAARDNIRWDRETSWVRYKGSHLLLEYTVGEVTIVSDSSDDENGILKVRVPLSRRFGYAIINIYLPSLIMAIVGYLTLFFLTDNFEVPVMTSLTTLLVLATISNQVATSLPKSSNFKLVDVWLLFCISSNFLIIVFHIIIDLLQFAEAQESGRGDVAMVSRIGQMTQSNTHTPVTKDLLRPSKAIQRFRSFPYTNTRFGWPPKGKDILSVAAKGRMRPKIRLTMVGMKKFGRIFVAFVFVVFNVTYWLAAYTTL; encoded by the exons TTTGTGTTATCGTGATCCACCGCTCACCTTCCAAGTGTTCAAGGCCATGGGATATTCCGAAGGTTCTTATTTGTGTAAAGCTATTGGAGGAGTTTTAAGGACACCTCCTACTATTGACGAGGTAGCAAGAACTTATCTCATGACACAGGAGTCTCGGCCACACTGCCCACTCTTGTGGGCAGGAGTAACGGACCGAGACCTGGAAGGTAACTGGACGTTTAGCCATAATGGAATGCCTGCTGACGACTTGCCTTGGGCCTTTGATGAGCCAAATGGCATTATTTATGAGAACTGTGGCGGCATGGACGTGGACGGCTTGATAGACGACGGATGCACATCGAAGAGATGCGTGCCGTGCAACGTAGCGGAAGAGGTGAGTTTCACGTTGCGCGGATCGTGTGAAGAATTCGCTCACAATACGAATTACATGATGAAGACTGAAAAAGACAACAGGGTGTTTATTGGTTATGGTGACTTCCTTATCTACCATAATGGGAGTCGCTGGTTGTGGATGAACAACGTCACCAATGCATTTATAGCCGAGATGGTGCCTGCGCATTATGACTACCCAGTAGGAAGGCAACAATGGCTACTACACTATCCTGTGTGTGGCAAGAAACCAGGCACTATACGGCCTTTTTTGCTCACTGTTTGTGAAAACGGACAGTTCACCTGTGACGATGGCACGTGCGTGGCCTTGTACCAACGATGTAACTTGCAGTATGATTGTCAGGACAACAGTGACGAAGCGCAGTACCGCATGATTCGTCTGCCTTTGGACTACAAG AGTACAACGGCCCCGAGTCCCGAAAACGGAGATGCAGGACCACTTAGAGTGAAGACAGAGGTGACACTTGAGAACATCCAAGTAGATACTCCTAATATGGTGCTCAAAGTAGGCttcaatttttcattttcttggaTGGAATCTCGTGTCGTCTACATCAACCTGAAGGCCGACTTAGG ACTAAACCAGGTGGACAGCAACCCGACGGGGTTGTGGTACCCTCAGGTGACCTTTACTAACTCAGTGGAAAACGAAATCACCGTCATCGACAAGCACACTCGCACAAACGTTCTCAGGCACACTAGGAACATCGGCAGTGATCCTTCCCTCGCCCAGGAAG TGCTGCTGTACCCAGGGTGGGGCAACCCACTTGTCAGTTACCGCAAATACCTCATCTCCTTCACGTGCGACTTCGACCTCACCAGGTACCCCTTTGATCACCAGAGTTGCCTCCTGCTCTTCAAGCTCTCCTccgccgcccgtgacaacatcAG GTGGGATAGAGAAACCAGCTGGGTGAGGTACAAAGGAAGCCACCTGCTGCTGGAATACACGGTGGGCGAGGTCACCATCGTCAGTGACAGCAGTGATGATGAGAACGGCATTCttaag GTACGCGTCCCTCTTTCCCGTCGCTTCGGGTACGCGATCATTAACATCTATCTGCCCTCGCTCATCATGGCCATCGTGGGATACTtgaccctcttcttcctcacagaTAACTTTGAGGTGCCGGTGATGACATCCCTCACTACGCTTCTCGTCCTCGCTACCATCTCCAATCAG GTGGCCACATCTCTCCCAAAATCATCTAATTTCAAGCTTGTGGACGTGTGGCTCCTTTTTTGCATCTCCTCAAACTTCCTCATAATCGTCTTTCACATCATCATAGACCTCCTTCAGTTCGCGGAGGCCCAGGAGTCAGGAAGAGGGGACGTCGCGATGGTGTCTAGGATCGGGCAAATgacacaaagcaacacacacactcccgtCACTAAAGACCTGCTGCGGCCCTCCAAGGCTATTCAACGTTTCCGTAGTTTTCCTTATACAAATACCAGATTCGGGTGGCCGCCGAAGGGCAAGGACATTCTTTCAGTTGCAGCcaagggaaggatgaggccaAAGATTCGTCTGACTATGGTAGGGATGAAAAAATTTGGACGGATCTTCGTGGCGTTCGTGTTTGTGGTATTCAACGTCACCTATTGGCTGGCGGCTTACACTACGCTCTAG